The DNA segment GATGCACAAATCACGTATTCTCATAGTGGACGATGATATCGGTGTCGTGAAATCAGTCCGTGCCAATCTGAAGGCACGGAACTGGGAGACATTGGTCGCCATGGATGGTGTCGAGGCGCTCGAAGTCATCGGACGGGAACAACCTGACCTGATTCTTCTGGACATAACCATGCCCAAGATGGACGGCTTTGAGGTCTGTCGACAGGTTCGGGAGTGGTCACAGGTGCCGATTATCATGCTCAGCGCCCGCCGTAATGTCGAAGAGAAGGTCAGGTGCCTGAATATCGGGGCCGATGACTACGTCACCAAACCCTTCGGCGTGAACGAACTGACAGCAAGAGTCACGGCGGTACTGCGTCGCACCGGTGAATCAGGCATAGAGCCGACCGCCTCCAGCTTCAGTACCGGCGCCCTATTCGTCAATTTCGTGGAAAGACGAGTAACCATCGACGATAAGGAAGTCAAACTCACGCCAACGGAATACAACCTGCTGCAGGAACTTGTGCTTGGCGCAGACAGGGTCTTCTCCCACTCTACGTTACTTGGCAAGGTGTGGGGGCCGGAGTACGTCAGC comes from the Dehalococcoidales bacterium genome and includes:
- a CDS encoding response regulator transcription factor, encoding MHKSRILIVDDDIGVVKSVRANLKARNWETLVAMDGVEALEVIGREQPDLILLDITMPKMDGFEVCRQVREWSQVPIIMLSARRNVEEKVRCLNIGADDYVTKPFGVNELTARVTAVLRRTGESGIEPTASSFSTGALFVNFVERRVTIDDKEVKLTPTEYNLLQELVLGADRVFSHSTLLGKVWGPEYVSEREYLHVFVGRLRKEIETDPTHPQYIITVPGVGYKFQTAS